The window ACAGGCTGGCCATCACGCGCCACTCCATCAGGCTCAGGCCGCTGGCCTCGACCACGGCATGGAACTCGCTCGAAATCAAATGGCTGGCGCGTGCCAGCAAGTAGGCCAGGTAGTCGTCGACAAAGCCTGCCGGGTTGCTCATGCCAGTGGCGTGGTGGTGCTGAACTGACCGCCCTGGTAAACGAGTGGGGCCGAGCCATCGCTGAAGCCGCAGCGTTCCACCTCGCCCACAAAAATCACATGGTCGCCTTCTTCGTGTCGGCTGCGGTTGTGGCATTCAAACCAGGCCAGAGCGCCATCCAAAATGGGTAAACCCGACTCGCCCAGCTTGTAAGCGGTGTCGGCAAAGCGGTCGCCCTTACCAAAGGCAAAACGGTTGCAGACATCCAGCTGATCGGCGGCCAGCACGTTCACCACGTAATGCGTGCCCGCATGGAACAGCGGTGCGCTGCTGGCGCCTTGCCCCAGGCTCCAGAGCACCAGCGGCGGTGTGAGTGAAACCGAATTGAACGAACTGGCCGTGATGCCCACAAAGCTGCTGCTGGCCGAATCGCCCTTGCGTGCACCGGGTGCAAAGGTGGTGATGACGGTCACACCCGTGGCAAAGCGTGACAGGGCTTGCTTGAAATGCGGCGTTTCAAAGTCTGGACTGAGCGCTTTGATGTGAGATGGGGGGGCTTGGTGCATGGATGGATGATAGTTGAATTGCATGAATTTTCATATAAACTGACCATTCATGTCTGCAGGAGAACCGTTCAGAGCTGCAGGCCAAGGAGACAAGCATGCTGGTGGAACGAATAGAAAACAGGTGGCTCGCGGCGTTTACTCGCACCTTCACGCTGTGCAAGGTGCAGCCTGGCGAAGTGGTCGCTATTTTGGCCGAAACCCAATCACGCCGGGTCAACGTGGACTTGGCCCGCCTTGCGCTGGAGGGCATGGGTGCCCGCGTGTTCGAGGTGACGTTGACGACGCCTGCACTCACCGCCCCCGCGCCCGTGCGGTCCACAGGCGCCAGCGACGCGATTGGCCAGCTCGGCCCTGTGGTGGCTGCATTGGCCCGCGCCGACATGGTGGTGGACTGCACTGTCGAAGGCCTGCTGCACGCCCCCGAGTTGCCCACCATCATGAAGGGCGTGGACGGCCACATGCCGCGCTTGCTCATGGTGTCCAACGAGCACCCTGAAATCTTGGAGCGCACCGTGCCCGATCCAGCGCTCGAAGGCGTGGTGCGTGCCGCCATGAAGAAGCTGCGTGGCACACAACAAATGCACGTCACGTCTGCCGCAGGCACCGACCTGCGCGTGAACCTGAAACATGGCGACAAACAAGCGGTGGTCGGCGGTGTGTGGGGCTTTTGCCCCAAGCCGGGCATGGTGTCGCACTGGCCTGCCGGGCTGGCGCTGGCGTTCCCGGCCGCAGGCAGTGTCAACGGCACGCTGGTCATGGCCCCGGGCGATGTGAACCTGACCTTCAAAAGCTATTTGCGCGACACGATCCGCCTGACCATCGAAAACGACAGCGTGGTCGCCATCGAGGGGCAGGGCGTCGATGTGGACATGATGCGCGGATATTGGAAAGCCTGGGAAGACGCCGAGGGCCACCGCGCCGCTTATGCCGTCTCGCATGTGGGCTTTGGCCTGAACCCGGCGGCACGTTGGGACGCCATGGCTTTCTATGACAAGCGCGACTGCAACGGCACCGAGCTGCGGGCCTTTGCGGGCAACTTTTTGTACTCGACCGGGGCGAACGAAGTCGCGGGCCGCCACACACTGGGCCACTTTGACTTGCCCATGCGCGGCTGCACCATCCGGCTCGACGACACAGTGGTGGTCGATGCGGGCCAAGTTGTGAGCGCGGCGCTGGCATGAACTCGCCAGCCTTCACCGATATGGGCTTGCCCACGCAGCCCGCTGTAGTGTTTTTGCACGGTGTGGGCGGCGGTCGACACGGCTGGGCAGCGCAGCAAGCGCATGTGGCTGATCTGGGTTGGCGCAGCTTGGCCTGGGACATGCCCGGTTATGGCGACAGCCCCATGGTCACCCCCTACGACTTCGCGCACCTGGCGCAAGCCCTCTGGCAGATGCTGGACGCGGCGCACATCGACCAAGCCGTGTTGGTGGGACACAGCATGGGGGCCATGGTCGCCATGCAAGCCTGGACGCAAAAGCCAGAGCGCATTCGTGGCCTGCTGCTGGCCGCCAGCAGCCCGGCTTTTGGCAACAGCGACGGTGATTTTCAAAAGCAGTTTTTGGCGCAGCGCCTGGCTCCTTTGGGGGCGGGCAAAACCATGGGCGACATCGCCGACAAGCTGATCCCCACCATGGCCGCACCCGGTGGTGACCAAGCCAACTTGATCCCCGTCAGTTTGAAGTCGGCGCACCAAAGTATGTCGGCCGTGCCGCCCGACACTTACCGCGCCGCCTTGCAGACGCTGGTGCAGTTTGAGCAACGCGCCGCCTTGCCCACCCTCAACGTGCCGGTGCTGTGTTTGGCCGCTGAACACGACCGCACCGCGCCGCCCACCATGATGGAACGCATGGCGCAAAAAATCCCCGGTGCACGCTATGCCTGCCTGGCCGGGGCTGGGCATTTGCTGCACTACGAACAGCCTGAGGCGTTCAACGCCGAACTCGAAAAATTTCTGAAGGACGTGAAACCATGACCGACGTGCAAGCCCCCTCTCAAGCAGATGTCATGCCCATCTGTGGTGACGACTACCCTCTGACCGAGAAGCAGCAAAAGTTGATGGCCTTGGCACGGCAACTGGGCCGCGAGAAGTTCGCCCCCCGAGCCGCTCAACTCGACCGCGACGCGCAGTTCCCGTTTGCCAACTACAACGACATGCGCGACTCGGGTCTGCTGGCGCTGTGCGTGCCCGAAGCGCACGGCGGCCAGGGTGCCGATTACGCCACCTACGCCATGGTCTCGGCCGAGATCGGTCGCTACTGCGGTGCCACCGCGCTCACCTTCAACATGCACGTCTGCACCATGCTCTGGAGCGGTTTGTTGTCTGAAGACCTGGAGATGACGCCTGAGCAACGCGCCATCCACCGCACACACCAAGCCACGCACTTTGCGCGGGTGGTGAAAGACGGCGCGATCTACGCGCAGCCTTTCTCCGAGGGGGGCGCGGCAGCAGCCGGGGCACAACCTTTTGGCACGCTCGCCGTTAAGGTCGATGGCGGCTGGAAGATCAATGGCAAAAAAATCTTCGCTTCCCTGTCTGATGCAGCCGACTACTTTGGCGTGCTCTGCACCGAGAAAAAAGAGGGCGCGGACCTCTCGCGCCGAGACACGCTGTACCTGGCTGTGCCGCGCACCGCGCCAGGCCTCACGGTCGAAGGCGACTGGGACCCGCTGGGTATGCGCGCCACCGTGTCGCGCAACCTGATCTTCAAAGACGTGTTCGTGCCCGACGACGCGGCGCTCATGCCGCAAGGCCTGTACTTTCAGGCCGCCAGCCGCTGGCCCCACATGTTCATGACACTCTCGCCCACCTACATGGGCATCGCGCAAGCGGCGTACGACTTCACCGTGGCCTATTTGCGCGGCGAAATTGCGGGCACAGGCCCCGTCAAGCGCCGCCAGTTCGCCACCAAACAGATCGCCGTGGCCGAGATGTTCATCAAGCTCGAACAGACCCGCAACCTGTTCTTGCGTGCCATAGAAGACGCCAAGGTCGACCCGAGCAAGTCGACCCGCCTGCGGGCCTATGCCGCGCAGTACACCATCATGGAAAACGCGCAAGACATCGCCCGTTTGGCGATCCGCACCTGCGGCGGTCAGTCCATGCTCAAAAGCCTGCCGCTGGAGCGCTTGTACCGCGATGCGCGTTGCGGCTCGCTCATGCTGCCCTGGACGGCCGAGCTGTGCATGGACCGCATTGGCCGCGAAGCCCTGTACGAACCCGGCGAAAAAGACGAGTGATGCAAGCCCCCGAGACCAGCCCCCTCGCGGCCCGCTTTGCACAGCTGGCGCAGGACTGCGGCACGTTGCCCGCCATGACCTTCCGGGGCGATGAGCGCAAAGCCATCCAGACGGGTGACAGCACCTTCGCCTACGACTTCGCCAAGTTCTGGCGGCGCGTGGCACGCGTCACCGCGCACCTGCAGTCCACCTGGGGCGTGCAGCCGGGTGACCGCGTGGCCTGGCTCGGCTTTAACCACGAGTTGCAGTTGGTCGCGTTGGTGGCCTGCGCCCGTTTGGGTGCGGTGTTTTTGCCGCTCAACTTTCGCCTGGCTGTGCCCGAGCTGCAGCAGGTCATGCAAGACGCCCAGCCACGCCTGCTGGTGCACGACACCCACCATGCCGATACAGCCCGTGCGCTGCAAGGTGCAGACCTGCAGCACACCCACCACGACACGTTGATCGCCACCGCCTCGCCTCGTGCTTTGCCAATGCCCGCCGTTCACTGCGAGCTGCCGCTGCTGCTGGTCTACACCTCCGGCACCACAGGCGTGCCCAAGGGCGCGGTGCACACACAAGCCGCGCTGCTGGCCAATGCCCGTGCCAGTGCCTGGGCGCACGACTTTGTGCCCGGCGACAAGGTGCTGTCTACGCTGCCGATGTTCCATGTGGGCGGCCTGTGCATCCAGACTCTGCCCGCGCTGCTGGCGGGGGTGGAGGTGGTGCTGCATCCGCGCTTTGACCCGACCGCTTGGCTGGACGAAATGCACACGAGCCGCCCCACGCTGTCGCTCTTGGTGCCCGCCACCATGCGCGCCGTGTTTGAACACCCGCGCTGGGCCGACACCTCGCTCGCTGGCCTGCGCGGCATCATGACCGGCTCGTCCACCGTGCCTGTGGCTTACCTCGAAACGCTGCACGCACGCGGCGTGCCCGTGGGTCAGGTCTATGGCACCACCGAAACCGGGCCTGTGTCCATCGTGTTGCGTCTGCCCGAGGCTATGGCCCGCGTGGGCGCATCCGGCTGGCCGCACCCCGAAGCGCAGGTCAAACTGATCAACGCCCAAGGGCAAGAAGTTGGCTCCGGTGAAACAGGCGAAGTCTGTATCCGCGCCGCTAACCTGATGCGCGGCTACTGGCGAGCCGACGGTGAACCCAATACGGGTCTGCAGGACGGCTGGTTCCACTCAGGTGACCTGGGCCAGCGCGCCGAAGACGGCTGCATCACCATCGTGGGCCGCAGCAAAGACATGATCATCTCGGGCGGTGAAAACATTTACCCAGCCGAAATCGAAAACCAGCTTGTCACCTTGCCCGGTGTCGCCGAATGCGCGGTGGTCGGATTAAACGATGAGCGCTGGGGCGAGGTGCCTGTGGCCGTGTTGGTGCGCAGCAGCGATGCGGCGGGTCAGCATCTGACCCGTGAGGCTGTGCTGCAGCACCTGCAAAGCCGGATTGCACGGTTCAAACTGCCGCGCCGCGTGGTCTTCATGGCCAGCCTGCCCAAAAGTGCCTTGGGCAAGGTGCAAAAGCCCGCTTTGCAGGCCCAGTTGGCTGGTGCCAACCCTTCACATTTGACAGGGATAAACCCTTAAAAAGGCCGCTTTTCTTCGCCTGCGTGACAGTGTTCGCGCAGGCTGGTGGCATCATGGTTTGTATCTGTTACTTGGAGACAAACATGGTTCATTTTTCGAAGTCATTCACTCGCCGCCCAGTGCTGGGCATGGTTGCGGCCGTGGTGTTGTCCACCACCTCGGCAGCCTGGGCGCAAACCGCCTGGCCCAACAAACCGGTCAAGATCGTGGTCCCCTTTGCACCAGGTGGCACCACCGACATCCTGGCCCGTGCCATCGCACCCGATCTGAGCAAAGCGTTTGGCCAGCAATTCGTCATCGAAAACAAGGGTGGCGCAGGCGGCAACCTGGGGGCCGAGCAAGTGGCCAAGTCGGCCGGTGACGGCTACACCCTGCTCATGGGCACCGTGGGCACACACGGCATCAACCGCGCCCTGTACGCCAAGCTGCCCTACGACCCCTTCAAGGACTTTGCCCCCATCACCCTCGTGGCGGGTGTGCCCAACGTGATGGTGGTCAACGCCGAAAAAGCGGCGGCCAACAAGATCAACACTGTCAATGACTTCATCCGATACGCCAAAGCCAATCCCGGCAAGTTGAACATGGCCTCGAGTGGCAACGGCACCTCCATCCACTTGGCGGGTGAGTTGTTCAAGTCACAAACCGGCACCTTCATGGCCCACATTCCTTATCGTGGGTCAGGCCCTGCACTGCTCGATTTGTCGGGCGGCAACATGGACGTGATGTTCGACAACCTGCCCTCCGCCATCCCGCTGATCAAAGGCGGCAAGCTCAAAGCCCTGGCTGTGACAAGCGCACAGCGCTCGGCCGCCATGCCCGAGTTGCCCACCATCGAAGAAGCTGCTGGCCTCAAAGGCTTTGAAGCCAGCAGCTGGTTTGGCTTGTTGGCCCCTGCAGGCACGCCCGCCGACGTGGTCAGCCGCATCCAACAAGAAGTCGCCAAGTCGCTCGCCACCCCCGCCATGAAAGAGCGCTTGGCCACTTTGGGCGCCATCCCCAGCGGCAACACGCCCGCGCAGTTTGCCGAGCACATTGATCGCGAGCACAAGAAGTGGGCCGAAGTCGTCAAAGCCTCGGGCGCCAAGGTTGACTGATGGCTTGGTTTGAAGGCTTCGAGCGGCAAACCCTCACAGTGGCGGGCTTGCCCGTCTGTTTTCGGCAATCGGCCGATTGGGCTGCGCAAGCGCATCTGCCTGTGTTGGTGCTGCTCCACGGCTTTCCGCAAACCCATGTCATGTGGCACCGCGTCGCGCAAAACCTGCGCGGCCGTTACCGCTTGGTCATGCCCGACCTGCGGGGTTACGGCGACTCATCGCATGCCGTGGGTGACGCCGAGCACGCGCATTACAGCAAACGCGCCATGGCGAAAGAAGTGGTGGACTTGGTCGACGCATTGGGTGTGGGTGATTTTTTCCTGTGCGGTCACGACCGAGGTGGCCGCGTGGCGCACCGTTTGGCGCTGGACCATGCCCAGCGCGTCAAGAAATTGTGCGTCATCGACATCGCGCCAACGTTTGACATGTACAGCGGTCTGTGGAGCACATCGCCGAGTAAAGCCCCGGAGGTCTCCGGCCCGGTGGTCGACCCGTACTTTGCGTTTGCACAGGCCTACTACCACTGGTTCCACCTGACGCAGCCTGCACCGCTGCCCGAGTTCATGATTGGCGGCAACCCCAAGGCCTATCTGCACGCCAAGCTCGGCGGCTGGGGCAGTCAGGGCTTGGGCTACATCGAGCCTGTAGCCTTGGCCGAATACGAACGCGCCTTTTGCAACCCCGCACTCAACGACAAGGGTTGGTCCGCCGCGATCCACAGCGCGGCCGAAGACTATCGCGCCAGTGCAGGCATCGACCTGCAGCACGACCGACAAGGCCGAGAGCGCGGCGACAAAATCGCCTGCGACACGCTGGTCTTGTGGGGCAGCCGAGGTGTGGTCAACCGCATGTTCAAACCGGTTGAGCTGTGGCAGGCGCAATGTGCGGGCCATGTGGCGGGGCAGGTCATGGCCTCTGGCCATTTCATTCCGGAAGAGTTACCCCAAGAGACCAGCGACGCGTTGGCAAAGTGGATGGTGTGAGGGTTGCGCTTGACAGTTCCGACTGTCATCCCGGCTCTCAATGGTCATCCCGGGCTTGACCCGGGATCCATCTTCGCGGAGTCTCAAGCCCCGCAGCACTTTTTGTATTTCTTCCCGCTCCCACAACTGCAAGCATCGTTGCGCCCGGGTGTGGCTTCCTTGATGACCTGGGCCACACGCGGGCCGATGTTGCGCCAAATTTCGCGCAGGTCATACACCGCCCACAGCGCCTCGCCATAAGCGTTCAGGCGCTCTTCGCTCACGCTGGGTGGGCCGTCTTCCGACAAGGCCGACAGGGTTGGCACCGCGTCGTCGTCTTCGGTCAGGGCCACGATGGCTTCGAGCGACAAGTCGTACCACTTGGCCGCGTCTTTGTCCTTGGGTGTGGCCCATTCTTCGGGCCAGTTTTCTACCGCGAACATGAAGCCCAGTGCCCACACCTGGGCAAACGAGGGGATTTCGCTGTCTTCGATCTCCTCGCGCTCTTCAGGCGGCAGCGATGCGATGGCGCCCCGCACATCCATCACTTCGGGCGCATAGGCCTTGTCGTCGTCCAATGCTTCCACGGGGGTGTCCAGCGCGAGCTTGATTTCGTCAAAGCGCCGCTGCCACAAAGCCAGAAACTGGTGGCGCTGCGCGTCATCGGCAAAGCTGCCCCCATCCTCGCCCTCGTCCACCCCCAGCAGCATGGGCAACCACTCGCTGTCGGGAATGGCGCGGCGGCAGCACACCAACGCCGCCATGAAGCCCTCACAAAACTCCCACTGCGGCGTCTCTTCAAAGCGCTCGCGCAGGTCGTCCAGGATGTTGTCCAGGGTGTCAAAGTCTTCGGCTTCCAAGTCAGCGGTGGTGTTCATAGCGGTCTCTTCAAAAAATTCAGGCCGTCTCCAAGACGTCCATCAAGGGGTTCAGCGCCACGCCGCAGCGCTCCAGGCGTTTTTTCATGCAGAGCACTTGCGCGTCTTTGCTGTGCAGGGTGGCGGTGTGAGCCACGGCGAGGTCGATGAACTTTTGGTCATCGGCGTCTTTGCAGGCGTAGGGGGCTTTGGGCGCGTCGGGCAACAGGTGGGCCCAGCGGTCAAAGTGGCCCAGCACGGCGCTGGCGGGTAGCTCGCGGTGCGTCAGGCGTTTGACGATTTGCGGGTAGGCCAGCACGCGGGCAAGTTCTTCGCGCATGGCGGCGGTGGCCAGCCACTGCGTGCTGCCGCGCTCCACGCTGGTGCGCAGGGCTTCGGCCTTGGGTTCGTCAAACACCCACAGGTCGAGCACGATGTTGGTGTCCAGCACACGGCGCACGGGGGCTTGGGCTAAGTCTGCGCCCGGACCTTCCTTCAAGGCTGCGCCTACCACCAGGCTCATGGTGCAGACGTTCCCGATGTGTCGGTGCCGGTCGTGCCTGCTGGGCTGCTCGTGCCTTCACCAGACACGCGCTTCAAG is drawn from Limnohabitans sp. 63ED37-2 and contains these coding sequences:
- a CDS encoding flavin reductase family protein gives rise to the protein MHQAPPSHIKALSPDFETPHFKQALSRFATGVTVITTFAPGARKGDSASSSFVGITASSFNSVSLTPPLVLWSLGQGASSAPLFHAGTHYVVNVLAADQLDVCNRFAFGKGDRFADTAYKLGESGLPILDGALAWFECHNRSRHEEGDHVIFVGEVERCGFSDGSAPLVYQGGQFSTTTPLA
- a CDS encoding alpha/beta fold hydrolase — translated: MNSPAFTDMGLPTQPAVVFLHGVGGGRHGWAAQQAHVADLGWRSLAWDMPGYGDSPMVTPYDFAHLAQALWQMLDAAHIDQAVLVGHSMGAMVAMQAWTQKPERIRGLLLAASSPAFGNSDGDFQKQFLAQRLAPLGAGKTMGDIADKLIPTMAAPGGDQANLIPVSLKSAHQSMSAVPPDTYRAALQTLVQFEQRAALPTLNVPVLCLAAEHDRTAPPTMMERMAQKIPGARYACLAGAGHLLHYEQPEAFNAELEKFLKDVKP
- a CDS encoding acyl-CoA dehydrogenase family protein — its product is MTDVQAPSQADVMPICGDDYPLTEKQQKLMALARQLGREKFAPRAAQLDRDAQFPFANYNDMRDSGLLALCVPEAHGGQGADYATYAMVSAEIGRYCGATALTFNMHVCTMLWSGLLSEDLEMTPEQRAIHRTHQATHFARVVKDGAIYAQPFSEGGAAAAGAQPFGTLAVKVDGGWKINGKKIFASLSDAADYFGVLCTEKKEGADLSRRDTLYLAVPRTAPGLTVEGDWDPLGMRATVSRNLIFKDVFVPDDAALMPQGLYFQAASRWPHMFMTLSPTYMGIAQAAYDFTVAYLRGEIAGTGPVKRRQFATKQIAVAEMFIKLEQTRNLFLRAIEDAKVDPSKSTRLRAYAAQYTIMENAQDIARLAIRTCGGQSMLKSLPLERLYRDARCGSLMLPWTAELCMDRIGREALYEPGEKDE
- a CDS encoding class I adenylate-forming enzyme family protein translates to MQAPETSPLAARFAQLAQDCGTLPAMTFRGDERKAIQTGDSTFAYDFAKFWRRVARVTAHLQSTWGVQPGDRVAWLGFNHELQLVALVACARLGAVFLPLNFRLAVPELQQVMQDAQPRLLVHDTHHADTARALQGADLQHTHHDTLIATASPRALPMPAVHCELPLLLVYTSGTTGVPKGAVHTQAALLANARASAWAHDFVPGDKVLSTLPMFHVGGLCIQTLPALLAGVEVVLHPRFDPTAWLDEMHTSRPTLSLLVPATMRAVFEHPRWADTSLAGLRGIMTGSSTVPVAYLETLHARGVPVGQVYGTTETGPVSIVLRLPEAMARVGASGWPHPEAQVKLINAQGQEVGSGETGEVCIRAANLMRGYWRADGEPNTGLQDGWFHSGDLGQRAEDGCITIVGRSKDMIISGGENIYPAEIENQLVTLPGVAECAVVGLNDERWGEVPVAVLVRSSDAAGQHLTREAVLQHLQSRIARFKLPRRVVFMASLPKSALGKVQKPALQAQLAGANPSHLTGINP
- a CDS encoding Bug family tripartite tricarboxylate transporter substrate binding protein translates to MVHFSKSFTRRPVLGMVAAVVLSTTSAAWAQTAWPNKPVKIVVPFAPGGTTDILARAIAPDLSKAFGQQFVIENKGGAGGNLGAEQVAKSAGDGYTLLMGTVGTHGINRALYAKLPYDPFKDFAPITLVAGVPNVMVVNAEKAAANKINTVNDFIRYAKANPGKLNMASSGNGTSIHLAGELFKSQTGTFMAHIPYRGSGPALLDLSGGNMDVMFDNLPSAIPLIKGGKLKALAVTSAQRSAAMPELPTIEEAAGLKGFEASSWFGLLAPAGTPADVVSRIQQEVAKSLATPAMKERLATLGAIPSGNTPAQFAEHIDREHKKWAEVVKASGAKVD
- a CDS encoding alpha/beta fold hydrolase, coding for MAWFEGFERQTLTVAGLPVCFRQSADWAAQAHLPVLVLLHGFPQTHVMWHRVAQNLRGRYRLVMPDLRGYGDSSHAVGDAEHAHYSKRAMAKEVVDLVDALGVGDFFLCGHDRGGRVAHRLALDHAQRVKKLCVIDIAPTFDMYSGLWSTSPSKAPEVSGPVVDPYFAFAQAYYHWFHLTQPAPLPEFMIGGNPKAYLHAKLGGWGSQGLGYIEPVALAEYERAFCNPALNDKGWSAAIHSAAEDYRASAGIDLQHDRQGRERGDKIACDTLVLWGSRGVVNRMFKPVELWQAQCAGHVAGQVMASGHFIPEELPQETSDALAKWMV
- a CDS encoding YecA/YgfB family protein, with the protein product MNTTADLEAEDFDTLDNILDDLRERFEETPQWEFCEGFMAALVCCRRAIPDSEWLPMLLGVDEGEDGGSFADDAQRHQFLALWQRRFDEIKLALDTPVEALDDDKAYAPEVMDVRGAIASLPPEEREEIEDSEIPSFAQVWALGFMFAVENWPEEWATPKDKDAAKWYDLSLEAIVALTEDDDAVPTLSALSEDGPPSVSEERLNAYGEALWAVYDLREIWRNIGPRVAQVIKEATPGRNDACSCGSGKKYKKCCGA
- a CDS encoding PIN domain-containing protein, with amino-acid sequence MSLVVGAALKEGPGADLAQAPVRRVLDTNIVLDLWVFDEPKAEALRTSVERGSTQWLATAAMREELARVLAYPQIVKRLTHRELPASAVLGHFDRWAHLLPDAPKAPYACKDADDQKFIDLAVAHTATLHSKDAQVLCMKKRLERCGVALNPLMDVLETA